A stretch of Aureispira sp. CCB-E DNA encodes these proteins:
- the nth gene encoding endonuclease III, with amino-acid sequence MKKAEIVATIQERLEALYPETPVPLDHKDPYTLLVAVLLSAQCTDARVNTVTPALFDLADNPKDMAAVEVDKIREIIRPCGLSPRKSKAISELSKILIEKYDGKVPQDMAALEELPGVGHKTASVVMSQAFGEPAFPVDTHIHRLGYRWKLTNGKNVAQTEKDLKRLFPKESWNKLHLQIIFFGREYCPARGHNPYECPICKDFGRKEMFKEYDKAQAKKK; translated from the coding sequence ATGAAAAAAGCTGAAATTGTAGCAACGATTCAAGAGCGCTTAGAGGCACTTTATCCAGAAACTCCCGTACCATTGGATCATAAGGACCCTTATACGTTATTGGTCGCCGTTTTGTTATCTGCTCAATGTACCGATGCTCGTGTCAATACGGTTACGCCTGCACTTTTTGATTTAGCAGATAACCCAAAAGATATGGCAGCTGTAGAAGTAGATAAGATTCGTGAAATTATCCGTCCATGTGGTTTGTCTCCTCGTAAGTCTAAGGCTATTTCAGAACTTTCTAAAATATTAATTGAAAAGTATGATGGCAAGGTGCCCCAAGATATGGCGGCACTGGAAGAACTGCCAGGAGTTGGGCATAAGACTGCTTCGGTTGTGATGTCTCAAGCCTTTGGAGAGCCTGCTTTTCCTGTTGATACGCACATTCATCGTTTGGGGTATCGTTGGAAATTGACGAATGGTAAAAATGTAGCGCAAACCGAAAAAGACTTAAAGCGCTTATTCCCCAAAGAAAGCTGGAATAAGTTGCATTTGCAGATAATTTTCTTTGGAAGAGAATATTGTCCCGCACGAGGGCACAACCCTTATGAATGCCCTATCTGTAAAGATTTTGGTCGCAAAGAAATGTTCAAAGAATACGACAAGGCGCAAGCAAAAAAGAAATAA